Within Phreatobacter oligotrophus, the genomic segment ACGCCGCTGAGGCCGAGCCGCGTTCAGCCGGCGATGTCCGGCCGATGCTGACCGTCGTCACGACGCCGCCCAATGTCGTTGCCCTGCGCAGCACGGTCGGCCAGGACCCGAAGCGGCCCGGCCTGTCGCCCGGCGAGCGCAATGCCTTCCGCGAGATCGCGCGGGCCCTGGGCGTGCGCACCGAGGACGGCGCCACGGAGACCGGCACCCCTGCTCCGGCGCCGCTGCCGCCGCCGGCCGAACAGGCGCGCGAGCCGGTGGCCGAGCCCGCTGCCGATCTGCCGCAGGCGGACGAGGCCCAGGCTTCGTCCACGGACACGCCCCCGGCCGATGCACCGGAAGCGCCCTCCTCCGAGACGCCGCCTGCCGAGATCGCCGGCGCACCGTCCGTGTCTCCGGTGGAGCCGGAAACGCCCGTCCCGGCGCCGCGTGAGCCGGCCTTCGTCGCCTCCGGCACGCCGCATGGTCCGCTGCCCAGCGCCTTCGCCGCCGCCGGCCTCGACGCCTTGCCCGATGCCGTGGCGCTGCTCGACAAGGTACCGGCCGGCCTCGTGGTCCATCGCGGCAACGCCGTTCTCTTCGCCAACCGCACCCTGCTCGACTGGATCGGCTTTGCCTCCGCCGCCGAGCTGGAGGAGGCCGGCGGCGTGGCGCGGCTCTTCGCCGGCGGTCCTGACGACCATGCCGGCGCCGTGGCGCTGACCACCCGCACCGGCGATGCCGTGCCGGTCGACGCGCATCTCTCCCGCGTGGCCTGGGCCGGCGAGGCCGCCTTCCTCTTCACGCTTACCCGCCGCGCCGTCGAGGCCGCAGCAGAGCACGAGTCGTCCACCCTCACCGAGTTGCGTGGCCGCCTCGACGAGGTCGAGCAGATCCTCGACACGGCCACCGACGGCATCGTCATCGTCAATGCCGACGCCTCCATCGAGAGCATGAACCGCTCCGCCGAGGCGCTGTTCGGCTACGAGGCCGCCGAGGTGAAGGGCCGGCCCATCACCGCCCTCTTCGCGCCCGAGAGCCACCGCTCGGCGCTCGACTATTGCGACGGGCTGCTCTCGAACGGCGTCGCCAGCGTGCTCAACGACGGCCGGCAGGTCATCGGCCGGGTGAAGCAGGGCGGCCTCATCCCGCTCTACATGACCATGGGCCGCACGGGACCTGCCGCGAAGCCGAAGCTCGCCGCCGTCTTCCGCGACATGACGCATTGGAAGAAGGCCGAGGAGGACCTCATCGCCGCCAAGCGCCAGGCCGAGCAGGCCTCGTCGCAGAAGTCGGACTTCCTCGCCAAGATCAGCCATGAGATCCGCACGCCGCTGAACGCCATCATCGGCTTCTCCGAGGTGATGATGGAGGAGCGGTTCGGCCCCATGGGCAATGAGCGCTACCGCGACTACCTCAAGGACATCCACGCCTCCGGCGGCCATGTCCTGTCGCTGATCAACGACCTGCTCGACCTCTCCAAGATCGAGGCCGGCAAGCTGGAGCTCGCCTTCACCAGCGTCGACCTGAACGACATGATCCAGTCGAGCGTGGCGATCATGCAGCCCCAGGCGAACCGCGAGCGCGTCATCATCCGCTCCTCGCTGCAGCCGCGCCTGCCGAACGTCGTCGCCGATTCCCGCTCGCTGCGGCAGATCGTGCTGAACCTGCTGTCCAACGCGGTGAAGTTCACGCCCGCCGGCGGCCAGATCATCGTCTCGACCGGCCTGTCCGACCTCGGCGAGGCGGTGCTGAGGGTCCGCGACACCGGCATCGGCATGACCGAGACCGAGCTGAAGGCCGCCATGGAGCCGTTCCGCCAGGTGCTCACCGCCAATCCGCGCGGCAACAAGGGCACCGGCCTCGGCCTGCCGCTGACCAAGGCGCTGGTGGAGGCGAACCGCGCCTCCTTCGCCATCTCCTCGACCCCGAACCAGGGGACGCTGGTTGAGGTGGTCTTCCCGCCGACGCGGGTGCTGGCGGAATAGTTCAGTCGGGAGAAACGATCTCCAGATTGGGGAAGTAGGCCCGATACCTGCGAGCGTCGCGGGTCAGCAGCGGCCAGCCTCTCGCAGCAGCGTGCGCGCCGATGAAGAAATCCGGCAACACGCCGGTGCGCGATCCGCCAGAGCGACGATAAACTTGGAAGACCTTGCCCGCCCGGAAAAGGGCCTCGCGCGGGATCGGATCGACGGTCAACTGGGCGGCGGCGAGGACGGCCTCGAAGAGCTCGATAGCCGAATAGCCCGCAGACACCTCCGCATAGACGACGTCATTGATGAAAACGGGACCGGACCGGGCGGCGGTTTCGAGTTTCGTCTGCGACCACTCCGCCCACACCGGATCGTTCGTGACAAGATCGATGAGAACATTGGAGTCGACGAGCATCATTCGTCAGGGCCCCCGCGCAGGAGGGCCATGATCTCATCGGTCGACATGCCGAGGTCGGCGCTACCGCGGATCTTCGCAAATCGGCTCGACCCGGCCGATCCGGACGTGTCGCCGGCCTTGGTCAAGACGATGCGACCGTCGGATGCGGGCGTGAACTCGACCTTGCTGCCGGGGACGATGCCGAGCGCGTCGCGAACCCGCTTGGGGATCGTCACCTGGCCCTTCTGCGTCACGGTCGTCGCCATGGCGAAGCTCCAGTCATACCTGTCCTGGCCGAAGTATTACCATGCCGGTGCTCGTCCTGCCACGCGCCCCCGCAGGCCAGCGTGCCGCGAGCCTTGAATCCCCCTGCGCCTCATGCGAGGAAGCCCGCCTTCGGCGCGGCAGACGGCCGCCCCTGCTTTGGGATTCCACCACCATGGCGACCTTCAAGCCGCTCGTCTTCTCCGGCATGCAGCCGTCCGGCGACCTGCACCTCGGCAATTATCTCGGCGCGCTGGTGAACTGGGTCGCCATGCAGGAGACCCACGACTGCATCTATTGCGTCGTCGACCTGCACGCGATCACCGTCTGGCAGGATCCGAAGGCGCTGCAGAAGGCCATTCGCGAGGTCACTGCCGCCTATATCGCCGCCGGCATCGACCCCAAGCGTTCCATCCTGTTCAACCAGAGCCAGGTGCACGAGCACGCCGAGCTGGCCTGGGTGTTCAACTGCATCGCGCGCATGGGCTGGATGAACCGCATGACGCAGTTCAAGGAGAAGGCCGGCAAGGACAAGGAGAACGCCTCGCTTGGGCTCTTCGCCTATCCGAGCCTGATGGCCGCCGACATCCTCGCCTATCGCGCCACCCATGTGCCGGTCGGCGACGACCAGAAGCAGCATCTGGAGCTGACGCGCGACATCGCCATCAAGTTCAACAACGACTATGCCGAGCGCATCGCCGAGCTCGGCCATGGCGACGCCTTCTTCCCCGTCACCGAGCCGGTGATCATGGGACCTGCGACGCGCGTCATGAGCCTGCGCGACGGCACCAAGAAGATGTCGAAGTCGGACCCCTCCGACTATTCGCGCATCGCGCTCACCGACGATGCCGACACTATCGCCCAGAAGGTCCGCAAGGCCCGCACCGACCCGGAGGCACTGCCGAGCGAGGAGGCGGGCCTGAAGGGCCGGGCCGAGGCCGACAACCTCGTCGGCATCTTCGCGGCGCTCGCCGGCCGCACCAAGGCGGACGTGCTGGCGGAGTTCGGCGGCGGCCAGTTCTCCACCTTCAAGACGGCGCTCGCCGACCTGTCAGTGGCCAAGCTCTCGCCGATCACCGCCGAGATGAAGCGCCTCGTCGCCGACCCGGCCGAGATCGACCGCATCCTTGCCCATGGCGCGGCCCGGGCGCGGGCGATCGCGCGGCCGGTGATGGACCAGGTCAAGGACATCGTCGGCTTCGTGCGCGGCTGAGGCCGCGGCGTAGGTCGTCGTCCCTCGCCTGCCTGACAGGCAGTTGACTCTTTCCGCTCGCCTTCCGAGTGTGACGACGGATTTTCTCCGGCGGACCTTCCGCCGGGGCCAGACGGAGCCAGTCCCATGACCCATCTCGCCCGCGGCGCCCTCGGCGCCGCCCTTCTCGCGTTCGGCGCCGGCGCCGCCGGGGCCCAGCAGCTCGCTCCCTCGCCGACCCTCGATGCGATCCGCGCCCGCGGCCATGTCGAGTGCGGCGTGCATCTCGGCCTGCCCGGCTTCTCCTTCGCCAATGACAAGGGCGAGTGGACCGGCCTCGACGTCGACTTCTGCCGTGCCGTGGCCGCCGCCGTCCTCGGCGATGCCAACAAGGTCCGCTATACGCCGACCTCCGTGCAGCAGCGCTGGCCGGTGCTGCAGTCGGGCCAAGTGGACCTGCTGTCGCGCAACACCACCATCACCTTCTCGCGCAATGTCACGCTCGGCGTGAACTTCCAGGGCATCAACTTCTACGAGGGCCAGACCTTCATCGTGCGCACCGCCTCGGGCGCCAAGAAGCCGGCCGACCTCGAGAACGCCTCGATCTGCGTCGCTGCCGGCTCGACCGAGGAGCGCACCGCCGCCGACTTCTTCCGCGAGCGGAACATCAAGGTCACCATCATCAACTTCCAGAAGAACGACGACGCCATCGCCGCCTATGACGCCGGCCGTTGCGACAGCTACACCGCGGGCATCGGCGCTCTCGCCGGCCAGCGCATCAAGCTGAAGACGCCGGGCGAGCACTTCATCATGACCGAGACCATCTCCAACGACCCACAGGGTCCGGTCACCCGCTGGGGCGACGAGCGCTGGCAGGCCGTGGTGCGCTGGGTGCTCAACGGCATGATCGCCGCCGAATATCTCGGCGTCACCTCGAAGAACGTCGATGACATGCGCGCCAATTCGAAGAGCGCCGAGATCCGCCGCCTGCTCGGCGCGGATGGCGGCTTCGGCGCCATGCTCGGCCTGTCGAACGACTGGATGTTCAACGCCATCAAGCAGGTCGGCAATTACGGCGAGAGCTACGAGCGCACCGTCGGCAAGGGCTCGCCGCTCGGCCTCGAGCGCGGCCAGAACCAGCTCTGGACCCGCGGCGGCATCCTCTTCACCTCGCCGTTCCAGTGATCTGACGCGGATGCTGTCGCATCCCGGCGCCTGACACCCGGCCTCCCGCACCCCGCGGGAGGCCTTTGTCCTTCCCCACCCGGCGAGCCCCGTGACCCGCTATTTCTACGACAAGCGCGTGCGTGAGATCTTCTGGCAGGTGGCCCTGCTGGCGGGGCTTGCCGCGGCCATCGTGCTCATCGTCCGCAATGCCTCGCAGAACATGCTCAATGCCGGCATGGCCACCGGCTTCGACTTCCTGTGGCGCACCTCCGGCATCAACGTGCCCTTCGTGCTGACCAGCTACACGCCGGATTCCAACATCCTCGCTTTGCTCTGGGTGGGCGTCACCAACACCCTCGTCATCACGCTCTTCTCGGTCATCGCCGCGACGCTGCTCGGCTTCGTGATCGGCATCGCCCGGCTCTCCCCGAACAAGCTGCTCTCGGGCCTTGCCGGCGCCTTCATCGAGTTCGTCCGCAACATCCCGCTGCTGTTCTTCGTGCTGTTCTGGTACTTCGGCGTGATCGCCGCCCTGCCGGGCCCGCGCCAGTCCATCAGCCTGTTTTCGGTCGCCTTCCTCAACAATCGCGGCCTCATCGTGCCGGTGGCGACCGACGGTTCCGCCTTCCGCATCGCCGCGCTGATCGTCGTCCTCGCCCTCATCGCGCAGCTCGTCATCGCCATCTGGGCGAAGCGCCGGCGCGATGCGACGGGCGCCATCTTCCCGGTCTGGGCGACCGGCCTCGCCCTGCTCGTCGCCGTGCCGGTCATCGCCTTCGGCATCGCCGCGATGGCGAGCTCCTGGGACGTCCCCGCGCTGCGCGGCTTCAATTTCCGCGGCGGCTTCGTGCTGGTGCCGGAATTCGTCGCGCTGTTCGCCGCGCTCACCACCTACACCGCCGGATTCATCGCCGAGATCGTCCGCGGCGGCATCCTGTCGGTGGTGAAGGGCCAATGGGAGGCGGCCTATGCGCTCGGTCTTCGGCCGAACCGCGCGCTGAACCTCGTCGTCATCCCGCAGGCCATGCGGGTGATGATCCCCCCGCTCACCAGCCAGTATCTCAACGTGCTGAAGAACTCGTCCTTCGGCGCCGCCATCGCCTTTCCCGAACTCGTCTCGGTCTTCGTCGGCTCGGCACTGACCAATACCGGACAGGCGATCGAGATCATCGCCATCACCCTGGCCATCTACCTCGTCATCGGTCTTGCGGTGTCGGGCTTCATGAACTGGTACAACGCCAAAACGAAGCTGGTGACGCGATGACCGCCGCCGCCGTCCGACCCGCCCGCCCCTCGCTGCTGCGCCGGCTGCGCAGCGACTATTTCGCGACGCCCATCAATGCGCTCATCTCGCTCGCCTGCATCGCGGCCATCATCGCCATCGCCTGGCCCCTCCTGCGCTGGGCGGTGATCAACGCCAATTTCTCCGGCACCAGCCGCGCCGATTGCACGGCGGGCGGCGCCTGCTGGGTGTTCATCAAGGCCCGGTTCGGCCAGTTCATGTATGGCTTCTACCCGCCGGCTGAGCGCTGGCGGGTGGACCTTGCCGCACTGCTGCTGATCGGCACGGTGGCGCTGTCCTTCTGGCGCGGCCTGCCGCGGCGCGCACTCACCGTTCCGGCGCTCTGGGCCGTGCTGCTCGTCGTCGATGCCTGGCTGCTCGCCGGCGGCCTCGGCCTGCCGCGGGTCGAGACGCGCCAGTGGGGTGGGCTGATGCTCACCGTCTTCCTGTCGGTCTATGCCGGCGTCCTCGCCGTGCCGCTCGGCATCCTGCTGGCGCTCGGCCGCCAGTCGGAGCTCCCCGTCATCCGGCTGGTCGCGACGATCTTCATCGAGTTCTGGCGCGGCGTGCCGATCATCACGGTGATCTTCCTCGCCTCGCTGCTGCTGCCGCTGGTCATGCCGGCGGGCTGGGACATCGACCGCCTGGTGCGCGCGCTCGTCGGCCTTGCCTTCGTCATCGCCGCCTACATGGCGGAGGCCGTGCGCGGCGGCCTGCAGGCGATCCCGAAGGGCCAGGGCGAGGCGGCGGCCGCGAGCGGCCTCGGCTACTGGCAGACCACCGGCCTCATCATCCTGCCGCAGGCGCTGCGCATCTCCATGCCGGCCATGACCAACGAGTTCATCGCGCTGGTGAAGAACACCTCGCTGGTCTCCATCGTCTCGATCTTCGACCTGCTCGGCATCGCCCAGGCCTCGCTCGCCGACCCCAACTGGGTCGGCATGAACATGGAGGCCTATGCCTTCTCGGGCGCGGTCTACTGGCTGATCTGCTTCGGCCTGTCGCGCTGGTCGCGGCATCTCGAGACGTCGCGCAAGACGACGCACTGAGCACAACCGAGCCCTGCCGGCGCGTCCTTGCCGGCCCGGGCCGGCGCGGCTAGGTCTTGCCTCCGCATCAGGAGGACCTCGCCATGACCGCCCCCACTCCGACGGCCACCGGCCCGCTCTCCGACATCAAGGTCGTCGAGCTCGGCTCCTTCATCGCCGGGCCCTATTGCGGCCAGCTCCTCGCCGACATGGGCGCCGACCTCGTCAAGTTCGAGGACCCCGGCAAGGGCGACCCGATGCGCCAGTGGGGCTTCGCCAAGAAGGACGGCGCCTCGGTCTGGTGGCCGGTCATCGGTCGCAACAAGATGAGCGTCACCGTCGACCTGCGGACGCCGCAGGGCCAGGAGATCCTGCGCCGGCTCCTGAAGGACGCCGACGTGCTCCTGGAGAACTTCCGGCCGGGCACGCTGGAGAAATGGGGCCTCACCGTCGAGGCGCTGCACCAGATGAATCCGAAGCTCATCATCGCCCGCGTCTCCGGCTACGGCCAGTACGGCCCCTATGCCGAGAAGGCGGGCTTTGCCGCCGTTGCCGAGGCCATGGCGGGGATGCGCACCATCAACGGCTATCCCGACCGGCTGCCGACCCGCACGGGCCTGTCCATCGGCGACACGCTCGCCGGCATCTACACCGCCTTCGGCATCGTCTCGGCGCTGCACCAGCGCGGCCGCGACGGCAAGGGCCAGGTCATCGATGTCGGCCTGACCGACGCCATCCTCGCCTCGATCGAGGGGATCGTCGCGGAATATTCGGTGACGGGCCACGTGCGCGGCCGCACCGGCCTGACCTCGCCGGGATTTGCGCCCTCCAACATCTATCCGACGCTCGATGGCCACCACATCGTCATCGGCGCCAATGCCGACACGATCTGCAAGCGGCTCTTCGCCGTGATGGGCATGGAGTTCCTGGGGCAGGACCCGCGCTTCGCAACCCACTCGGCCCGCGGCCAGCCTGACAACCAGGC encodes:
- a CDS encoding CaiB/BaiF CoA transferase family protein, which gives rise to MTAPTPTATGPLSDIKVVELGSFIAGPYCGQLLADMGADLVKFEDPGKGDPMRQWGFAKKDGASVWWPVIGRNKMSVTVDLRTPQGQEILRRLLKDADVLLENFRPGTLEKWGLTVEALHQMNPKLIIARVSGYGQYGPYAEKAGFAAVAEAMAGMRTINGYPDRLPTRTGLSIGDTLAGIYTAFGIVSALHQRGRDGKGQVIDVGLTDAILASIEGIVAEYSVTGHVRGRTGLTSPGFAPSNIYPTLDGHHIVIGANADTICKRLFAVMGMEFLGQDPRFATHSARGQPDNQAEIDRIIADWTRTKPRDELLKLLDGAAVPAGGVNDAAAVAADPHFRARDMVVEVETAEFGRMLMQGVVPKLARTPGAIRWPGARLGEHTEAVLKAAGFSAEEIATLRDGGVL
- a CDS encoding AbrB/MazE/SpoVT family DNA-binding domain-containing protein; its protein translation is MATTVTQKGQVTIPKRVRDALGIVPGSKVEFTPASDGRIVLTKAGDTSGSAGSSRFAKIRGSADLGMSTDEIMALLRGGPDE
- a CDS encoding amino acid ABC transporter substrate-binding protein, with translation MTHLARGALGAALLAFGAGAAGAQQLAPSPTLDAIRARGHVECGVHLGLPGFSFANDKGEWTGLDVDFCRAVAAAVLGDANKVRYTPTSVQQRWPVLQSGQVDLLSRNTTITFSRNVTLGVNFQGINFYEGQTFIVRTASGAKKPADLENASICVAAGSTEERTAADFFRERNIKVTIINFQKNDDAIAAYDAGRCDSYTAGIGALAGQRIKLKTPGEHFIMTETISNDPQGPVTRWGDERWQAVVRWVLNGMIAAEYLGVTSKNVDDMRANSKSAEIRRLLGADGGFGAMLGLSNDWMFNAIKQVGNYGESYERTVGKGSPLGLERGQNQLWTRGGILFTSPFQ
- a CDS encoding type II toxin-antitoxin system VapC family toxin, yielding MMLVDSNVLIDLVTNDPVWAEWSQTKLETAARSGPVFINDVVYAEVSAGYSAIELFEAVLAAAQLTVDPIPREALFRAGKVFQVYRRSGGSRTGVLPDFFIGAHAAARGWPLLTRDARRYRAYFPNLEIVSPD
- a CDS encoding amino acid ABC transporter permease; its protein translation is MTAAAVRPARPSLLRRLRSDYFATPINALISLACIAAIIAIAWPLLRWAVINANFSGTSRADCTAGGACWVFIKARFGQFMYGFYPPAERWRVDLAALLLIGTVALSFWRGLPRRALTVPALWAVLLVVDAWLLAGGLGLPRVETRQWGGLMLTVFLSVYAGVLAVPLGILLALGRQSELPVIRLVATIFIEFWRGVPIITVIFLASLLLPLVMPAGWDIDRLVRALVGLAFVIAAYMAEAVRGGLQAIPKGQGEAAAASGLGYWQTTGLIILPQALRISMPAMTNEFIALVKNTSLVSIVSIFDLLGIAQASLADPNWVGMNMEAYAFSGAVYWLICFGLSRWSRHLETSRKTTH
- the trpS gene encoding tryptophan--tRNA ligase translates to MATFKPLVFSGMQPSGDLHLGNYLGALVNWVAMQETHDCIYCVVDLHAITVWQDPKALQKAIREVTAAYIAAGIDPKRSILFNQSQVHEHAELAWVFNCIARMGWMNRMTQFKEKAGKDKENASLGLFAYPSLMAADILAYRATHVPVGDDQKQHLELTRDIAIKFNNDYAERIAELGHGDAFFPVTEPVIMGPATRVMSLRDGTKKMSKSDPSDYSRIALTDDADTIAQKVRKARTDPEALPSEEAGLKGRAEADNLVGIFAALAGRTKADVLAEFGGGQFSTFKTALADLSVAKLSPITAEMKRLVADPAEIDRILAHGAARARAIARPVMDQVKDIVGFVRG
- a CDS encoding PAS domain-containing sensor histidine kinase, coding for MTSSFPSLSTILSEPEVARLVAEPGPWWLWTADASRLVAANTTGARAMGATGVGPALERAYSTSHAFAGQVARLAPTLPADGTPRHERLRIAGRFGSESVTAEAFRLRAGDVGLLAVRIPALRRGTPREAVLGFVADLRVPALAFEADGTPLASSDASHPLAGAALRDLVGPAHEPLTAQLAADGRAVVHLVNGPMAIIAVPGTGLLLALPAANVADEAPTGLRLVAGAPEAPAQEPAPSAEAPVVEETVVEEPAAPQPVVAETEATEPVAEEPVIEAPALQEAPAVAAEPATLAEPPAADTIVDEPAVVAETIASAEPAPTDAVVADVPSTDDNVATAAATEEPEEDASLAPPQRFAWKMDGETRFHGISPDEVAGPAGLTLDEAVARFGMDPDGALSRAVTARRPFSGVPALWPLGQGRRRLAVTLAAFPALRDGSFQGYAGFGLVVEEAAPAPRPETEVAEAIEAAEQTTSDEAAIAAPVVTETLADAPMPETPAIAETALEATPEAAVAETETADETLDAEAADQETPSAEVPTPTADLATAPDELVAEAEHDAVATEVTEEPSDTLDTATDTPAPDAPAPDATDAAEAEPRSAGDVRPMLTVVTTPPNVVALRSTVGQDPKRPGLSPGERNAFREIARALGVRTEDGATETGTPAPAPLPPPAEQAREPVAEPAADLPQADEAQASSTDTPPADAPEAPSSETPPAEIAGAPSVSPVEPETPVPAPREPAFVASGTPHGPLPSAFAAAGLDALPDAVALLDKVPAGLVVHRGNAVLFANRTLLDWIGFASAAELEEAGGVARLFAGGPDDHAGAVALTTRTGDAVPVDAHLSRVAWAGEAAFLFTLTRRAVEAAAEHESSTLTELRGRLDEVEQILDTATDGIVIVNADASIESMNRSAEALFGYEAAEVKGRPITALFAPESHRSALDYCDGLLSNGVASVLNDGRQVIGRVKQGGLIPLYMTMGRTGPAAKPKLAAVFRDMTHWKKAEEDLIAAKRQAEQASSQKSDFLAKISHEIRTPLNAIIGFSEVMMEERFGPMGNERYRDYLKDIHASGGHVLSLINDLLDLSKIEAGKLELAFTSVDLNDMIQSSVAIMQPQANRERVIIRSSLQPRLPNVVADSRSLRQIVLNLLSNAVKFTPAGGQIIVSTGLSDLGEAVLRVRDTGIGMTETELKAAMEPFRQVLTANPRGNKGTGLGLPLTKALVEANRASFAISSTPNQGTLVEVVFPPTRVLAE
- a CDS encoding amino acid ABC transporter permease, which codes for MTRYFYDKRVREIFWQVALLAGLAAAIVLIVRNASQNMLNAGMATGFDFLWRTSGINVPFVLTSYTPDSNILALLWVGVTNTLVITLFSVIAATLLGFVIGIARLSPNKLLSGLAGAFIEFVRNIPLLFFVLFWYFGVIAALPGPRQSISLFSVAFLNNRGLIVPVATDGSAFRIAALIVVLALIAQLVIAIWAKRRRDATGAIFPVWATGLALLVAVPVIAFGIAAMASSWDVPALRGFNFRGGFVLVPEFVALFAALTTYTAGFIAEIVRGGILSVVKGQWEAAYALGLRPNRALNLVVIPQAMRVMIPPLTSQYLNVLKNSSFGAAIAFPELVSVFVGSALTNTGQAIEIIAITLAIYLVIGLAVSGFMNWYNAKTKLVTR